In Candidatus Krumholzibacteriia bacterium, one genomic interval encodes:
- a CDS encoding zinc-dependent peptidase: protein MLGFLKRRRRARLAALPFPEDWARILAANAPAYRRLPGDLRNQLHGHVHIFLAEKTFEGCNGLEITDEIRVTIAGQACLLILNRETDCFPDLITILVYPSMFYADMVEPDEHQQIVSEYTEDRSGESWDVGVVILSWEDIVDYTSTGRAGYNLVLHEFAHQLDLENGAMDGMPRLPDRARRDTWRSVFSEAYARFERATMSNRRTLVDAYGAGDAAEFFAVVTESFFERPLALRREYTALYDELSAFYRVDPASWPLSGGETGTVFHRPRARRRRRGG from the coding sequence ATGCTGGGCTTCCTGAAACGACGACGGCGCGCGAGGCTCGCCGCACTCCCGTTCCCGGAGGATTGGGCACGCATCCTCGCCGCCAACGCGCCCGCCTACCGCCGGCTGCCCGGAGATTTGCGCAACCAGTTGCACGGCCACGTGCACATCTTTCTGGCCGAGAAGACTTTCGAAGGGTGCAACGGCCTCGAGATCACCGATGAGATCCGCGTGACCATCGCCGGGCAGGCGTGCCTGCTTATCCTCAACCGGGAGACCGACTGCTTCCCGGATCTCATCACCATCCTGGTGTACCCTTCGATGTTCTACGCAGACATGGTGGAGCCGGACGAGCACCAGCAGATCGTGAGCGAGTACACCGAGGACCGCTCGGGGGAGTCGTGGGACGTGGGCGTGGTCATCCTCTCGTGGGAGGACATCGTGGACTACACGTCCACCGGCAGAGCGGGCTACAACCTGGTGCTGCACGAGTTCGCCCACCAGCTGGATCTGGAGAACGGCGCCATGGACGGCATGCCGCGCCTGCCCGACCGCGCGCGCCGCGATACGTGGCGAAGCGTGTTCTCCGAGGCATACGCGCGTTTCGAGCGTGCCACCATGTCGAACCGGCGCACGCTGGTGGACGCGTACGGCGCGGGTGACGCTGCCGAGTTCTTCGCCGTGGTGACCGAGAGCTTCTTTGAGCGCCCGCTCGCGCTGCGCCGCGAGTATACGGCGCTGTACGACGAACTCAGTGCGTTCTACCGGGTGGATCCGGCGTCGTGGCCGCTCTCCGGTGGCGAGACGGGAACCGTCTTCCATCGGCCCCGCGCGCGCCGGCGGCGGCGTGGCGGCTGA
- a CDS encoding tail fiber domain-containing protein, with translation MKRFTIITIALMVLTAAAAHGQVPETISYQGVLTDGAGTPVLDGSYDITFNIYTVASGGTAVWTETQSVGVAGGIFSAILGAVNPLTIPFDTACWLGVAVDGGAEFTPRRELTASAYSLNARGVEDSVITANKISAGTVVRSLNALTDDVTLAAGANVTITTANDSIVVSAAGGPVTPGWNLTGNAGTTPGTHFMGTTDATNLETRVNGERAYLIEPRGLTPNLIGGYRVNRVIGGAVGATIAGGGGDGVSFNQITDDWCFIGGGSNNAAGDNAGTADDKHYAVVGGGFQNKASGAYSIVVGGLSNQSPGDYSFIGGGNLNQAMQTLATIGGGYDNSAGSRATVGGGWANSANANMATIGGGSGNTASGVYATIAGGGGNRASQDADAVVGGENNLASGGASFVGGGVADTASGLWSVVVGGQENRASHSYSTVIGGAQNTASGIVSTVLGGGQNHAGGAYSVAAGRRAMIADNHGGTFLFADANLFDFNSATHDEFAVRATGGVRFVSAIDGGGNPTAGVVLPAGGGAWSPLSDRNAKENFVLVDGVAVLERLDAMEISTWNYKAQDEGIRHIGPMAQDFRAAFAVGEDEKRISTVDADGVALAAIQGLKRLADEKDARIAALERRIVELERTMTLLVNERGGVAVASDGEASAR, from the coding sequence ATGAAAAGGTTCACAATTATCACGATCGCGCTGATGGTCCTGACGGCGGCGGCCGCTCATGGGCAGGTGCCGGAGACGATCAGCTACCAGGGTGTGCTCACGGATGGCGCGGGCACGCCCGTACTCGACGGCAGCTACGACATCACCTTCAACATCTATACAGTTGCGAGCGGCGGGACCGCGGTTTGGACGGAGACGCAGTCGGTCGGCGTGGCCGGCGGCATCTTCTCGGCCATTCTCGGCGCGGTGAACCCGCTCACCATACCGTTCGACACCGCTTGCTGGTTGGGTGTTGCCGTGGACGGCGGCGCGGAATTTACGCCTCGCCGGGAACTCACGGCCTCGGCGTACAGCTTGAACGCGCGCGGTGTGGAGGACAGCGTCATCACGGCGAACAAGATTTCCGCCGGCACGGTGGTGCGCAGTCTTAACGCGCTCACCGACGACGTGACGCTGGCGGCGGGCGCGAACGTAACGATCACTACTGCCAATGACAGCATCGTCGTTTCTGCGGCGGGGGGCCCGGTGACGCCGGGCTGGAACCTGACGGGCAATGCGGGGACGACGCCTGGTACGCACTTCATGGGCACCACGGACGCCACCAATCTCGAGACCAGGGTAAACGGCGAGCGGGCTTATCTGATTGAGCCCCGCGGCCTCACTCCGAACCTCATTGGCGGTTATCGCGTGAATCGCGTCATCGGTGGTGCGGTGGGCGCGACTATCGCGGGAGGTGGGGGGGACGGTGTCAGCTTCAACCAGATCACCGACGACTGGTGCTTCATCGGTGGTGGCTCGAACAACGCGGCGGGGGACAACGCCGGAACCGCCGACGACAAGCACTACGCCGTTGTGGGAGGCGGTTTCCAGAACAAGGCGTCGGGGGCGTACTCAATCGTCGTGGGCGGGCTGTCCAACCAGTCCCCCGGGGACTACAGCTTCATCGGTGGCGGGAACCTGAATCAAGCCATGCAGACCCTGGCCACGATTGGTGGCGGTTATGACAATAGCGCCGGTTCACGAGCAACGGTTGGCGGCGGCTGGGCAAACAGCGCGAACGCGAACATGGCGACCATCGGCGGTGGGAGTGGCAACACCGCGAGTGGCGTATACGCCACCATCGCGGGCGGGGGTGGGAACAGAGCGAGCCAGGATGCCGATGCAGTCGTTGGTGGGGAGAACAACCTTGCCAGCGGAGGAGCCTCGTTCGTGGGGGGTGGGGTAGCCGACACGGCAAGCGGCCTCTGGTCCGTCGTCGTGGGTGGTCAGGAGAATCGGGCCTCACACTCCTACTCGACGGTGATCGGGGGAGCACAGAACACGGCCTCGGGCATCGTGTCGACCGTTCTCGGTGGGGGGCAGAACCATGCGGGTGGCGCCTACAGCGTGGCCGCGGGGCGCCGCGCCATGATTGCGGACAACCACGGCGGCACCTTCCTGTTCGCCGATGCCAACCTCTTTGACTTCAACTCGGCCACCCACGATGAGTTCGCGGTGCGCGCCACCGGCGGCGTTCGCTTCGTTTCCGCCATTGATGGCGGGGGGAATCCCACCGCGGGTGTCGTGCTGCCTGCGGGCGGTGGCGCGTGGAGTCCACTGAGCGACCGCAACGCCAAGGAGAACTTCGTGCTCGTCGACGGTGTCGCGGTGCTCGAGCGCCTGGACGCGATGGAGATCTCGACGTGGAACTACAAGGCGCAGGACGAGGGCATCCGGCACATCGGCCCCATGGCGCAGGACTTCCGCGCGGCGTTCGCTGTGGGCGAAGACGAAAAGCGCATCAGCACGGTGGACGCGGACGGTGTCGCGCTGGCCGCCATCCAGGGGCTCAAGCGTCTCGCCGACGAAAAGGATGCGCGCATCGCGGCACTGGAGCGCCGCATCGTGGAACTGGAAAGAACGATGACGTTGCTCGTGAACGAGCGCGGCGGCGTGGCCGTCGCCAGCGATGGGGAGGCATCCGCCAGGTAA
- a CDS encoding sodium-dependent transporter, which translates to MAKENAKKKMPVAKEEWASKLGVILAVSGSAVGLGNFLRFPGQAVSNGGGAFMIPYFCALLLLGIPIGWAEWTMGRYGGRKGLHSSPSILGAFGKGSVARYLGVIGILIPLAVSFYYTYIEAWCLGYFFHYLKGGIGIDAAAPVTEQTARAVEFYTVFTGREHNGVIAGGSIGTFVFWAVTFAINIWLVFRGITRGIEKFVNLAMPTMAVLAIIVLIRVLTLGTPDAANPEQSVVNGLGYLWNPNLSALTNPQTWLAAAGQIFFSLSVGFGVIINYASYMKKKSDVVLSGLTASATNELFEVGFGGLITITAAFIFLGTSNMIGAVQGGTFGLGFTTLPVVFSHMGGAGNTIGAIWFFMLFLAAITSSISMYQPTLAFLMEALGWTRKKATMLLVCFCLVGSFLVMYFSAGGIFWSTIDDWVGTFLIFILAMVQIIVFSWVFGVDKGLAEAHHGAHFKIPRFYRFIMKYVTPTYLLVVFGAFCWQNLPAWMGSVAEEPLRQGAMALIAGVTVALVIVTRIGEKRWRAAGLDIDGREPPKD; encoded by the coding sequence ATGGCGAAAGAAAATGCAAAGAAGAAGATGCCGGTGGCGAAGGAGGAGTGGGCGTCCAAGCTGGGCGTCATCCTGGCCGTCTCCGGGTCCGCGGTAGGTCTGGGGAACTTCCTGCGCTTCCCGGGGCAGGCGGTTTCCAACGGCGGCGGCGCCTTCATGATTCCGTACTTCTGCGCGCTGCTCCTGCTGGGTATCCCCATCGGCTGGGCGGAGTGGACCATGGGCCGCTACGGCGGCCGCAAGGGGTTGCACTCGTCGCCGTCCATTCTGGGTGCGTTCGGGAAGGGGTCGGTGGCGCGCTACCTGGGCGTTATCGGCATTCTCATCCCGCTGGCGGTGTCGTTCTACTACACGTATATCGAGGCGTGGTGCCTCGGGTACTTCTTCCACTATCTCAAGGGCGGCATCGGCATCGACGCTGCGGCACCGGTGACCGAGCAGACCGCACGCGCGGTCGAGTTCTACACCGTCTTCACGGGGCGTGAACATAACGGTGTCATCGCCGGCGGGTCCATCGGGACCTTCGTGTTCTGGGCAGTGACGTTTGCCATCAACATCTGGCTGGTGTTCCGCGGCATCACCCGCGGCATCGAGAAGTTCGTGAACCTCGCCATGCCCACCATGGCGGTGCTGGCCATCATCGTGCTGATACGCGTGCTCACCCTGGGCACGCCCGACGCGGCCAACCCGGAGCAGAGCGTGGTGAACGGACTCGGCTACCTGTGGAACCCCAATCTATCCGCCCTCACCAACCCGCAGACGTGGCTGGCGGCGGCGGGTCAGATTTTCTTCAGCCTCTCGGTGGGTTTCGGCGTCATCATCAACTACGCGTCGTACATGAAGAAAAAGAGCGACGTGGTGCTCTCCGGACTCACCGCCTCGGCCACCAACGAGCTGTTCGAGGTGGGCTTCGGCGGTCTCATTACCATTACCGCCGCGTTCATCTTTCTGGGCACGTCCAACATGATCGGCGCCGTGCAGGGCGGTACGTTCGGGCTGGGGTTCACCACGCTGCCGGTGGTGTTCTCGCACATGGGCGGCGCCGGCAACACCATCGGTGCTATCTGGTTTTTCATGCTGTTCCTGGCCGCCATCACCAGCTCCATTTCCATGTACCAGCCGACGCTGGCATTTCTCATGGAAGCGCTGGGCTGGACGCGCAAGAAGGCCACCATGCTGCTGGTGTGCTTCTGCCTGGTGGGTTCGTTCCTGGTGATGTACTTCAGCGCGGGCGGGATCTTCTGGTCCACCATCGACGACTGGGTGGGCACGTTCCTCATCTTCATCCTAGCCATGGTGCAGATCATCGTCTTCAGTTGGGTGTTCGGTGTGGACAAGGGACTCGCCGAGGCGCACCACGGCGCGCACTTCAAGATTCCGCGCTTCTACCGCTTCATCATGAAGTACGTGACACCCACCTACCTGCTGGTCGTGTTCGGCGCGTTCTGCTGGCAGAACCTGCCCGCGTGGATGGGCTCGGTTGCCGAAGAGCCGCTGCGCCAGGGGGCGATGGCGCTCATCGCGGGGGTGACGGTGGCGCTGGTGATCGTAACGCGCATCGGCGAGAAGCGCTGGCGTGCGGCGGGTCTGGACATCGACGGCCGCGAGCCGCCGAAGGACTGA
- a CDS encoding T9SS type A sorting domain-containing protein, producing MKLLTSLFIAALLPVVLPPNVIAQVPEPPPAVFGSGGGNALGGSHYLQDTVGQSAVGAMTAPGGVHRAGFWYAPDLLRIGPTSAVLIASFAATLTARGVEINWQITSADGLRGFNVYRSPESETGYKPLNDQALLPPGTTSFLDEGARPGRKYWYRLGAVDRDGEFFSPAQAVLMPRREVTLEQNHPNPFNPTTRIDYYLPADEHVVLSVYGVRGDRIVTLVDEPARYGPHTVTWNGRDARGEAVSSGVYFYRLQAGKKVITRKMVVMK from the coding sequence ATGAAGCTCCTCACCAGTCTCTTCATTGCCGCGTTATTGCCAGTGGTTCTGCCGCCGAATGTCATTGCTCAGGTTCCGGAGCCACCCCCGGCCGTCTTCGGTTCCGGGGGCGGCAACGCCCTCGGTGGATCGCACTACCTGCAGGATACGGTGGGCCAGTCGGCCGTGGGAGCGATGACCGCACCGGGCGGCGTCCACCGGGCCGGCTTCTGGTATGCCCCTGATCTGCTGCGGATCGGGCCCACCTCGGCGGTTCTGATTGCGTCGTTCGCGGCCACCCTGACGGCCCGGGGCGTTGAAATCAACTGGCAGATCACCAGTGCCGACGGCCTCCGGGGTTTCAATGTCTACCGGTCTCCGGAATCAGAGACCGGTTACAAGCCGCTGAACGACCAGGCACTTCTCCCACCCGGGACCACGTCCTTCCTCGACGAAGGGGCTCGTCCCGGGAGGAAGTACTGGTATCGGCTGGGCGCGGTCGACCGGGATGGAGAATTCTTCTCACCGGCGCAGGCCGTGTTGATGCCGCGCCGCGAGGTGACGCTCGAACAGAACCACCCCAATCCGTTCAATCCGACCACCCGCATCGACTACTACCTCCCCGCAGATGAACACGTCGTTCTCTCCGTGTATGGCGTTCGCGGTGACCGCATTGTCACGCTCGTCGACGAGCCGGCGCGTTACGGCCCGCACACCGTGACGTGGAATGGCCGGGATGCGCGGGGTGAGGCCGTGAGCAGCGGCGTGTACTTCTACCGCCTGCAAGCGGGGAAGAAGGTAATCACCAGGAAAATGGTCGTAATGAAGTAG